A single region of the Marinobacter salinus genome encodes:
- a CDS encoding ABC transporter substrate-binding protein — protein sequence MTQDGMTRIKDIRHGRQSDCFFRKMVFQTLCCLLALAMSSACYSQETRDSTVYVAGSGNTSLDQHLLSLLQQQLGENANLIPVSDDQVAMIRDTPIVTIGPSAFSRVRQANRDAPILAMLVKKDFIDGFASRSPGQVSGIFYDVPLIRQAVAGQVILPHATKIALLATTDSVELYEPLIDQLAAFRMTARMFVVNSDDDLIPTLVRALSYGDFLLAAPDDAIYNPRTIKHILLTAYRRNKIVIGPSQAYVRVGSLASNYAPFSAMVKKASGFIKEYYANGQLPSPAYPDLYRVEINRQVARSLNIPLPERAEVEAAVNETLNEHGGADVE from the coding sequence GTGACCCAGGACGGTATGACACGAATCAAGGACATCAGGCACGGTCGTCAGAGCGACTGTTTCTTTCGGAAAATGGTATTCCAGACTCTGTGTTGTCTGTTAGCGCTTGCCATGTCGTCGGCGTGTTACTCGCAGGAAACGCGGGACAGCACCGTTTACGTAGCGGGTTCCGGCAATACCTCGCTGGATCAGCATCTTTTATCCCTGCTTCAGCAACAATTGGGTGAAAACGCGAACCTGATTCCGGTGTCTGATGATCAGGTAGCAATGATCAGGGACACGCCGATAGTCACCATCGGACCCTCGGCGTTTTCCAGAGTGCGACAGGCCAATCGAGACGCCCCCATATTGGCGATGCTCGTTAAAAAAGACTTCATCGATGGCTTCGCCTCCCGGTCGCCTGGCCAGGTATCCGGAATATTCTATGATGTACCGCTGATCCGTCAGGCTGTCGCGGGGCAAGTCATTCTGCCCCACGCCACAAAAATTGCGCTATTGGCGACGACTGACTCCGTGGAGCTCTATGAGCCACTCATTGACCAGTTGGCAGCCTTTCGAATGACAGCGCGGATGTTTGTGGTGAACAGTGATGACGACCTGATTCCGACCCTGGTCAGGGCATTGAGTTATGGAGATTTCCTGCTCGCAGCTCCCGACGATGCCATCTACAACCCCCGCACGATCAAACACATCCTGTTGACAGCATACCGGCGCAACAAGATTGTCATAGGTCCCAGTCAGGCTTATGTCAGAGTGGGATCCCTTGCTTCGAACTATGCCCCGTTTTCAGCCATGGTCAAGAAGGCGTCCGGGTTTATCAAAGAGTACTATGCCAACGGTCAGTTACCATCGCCGGCATATCCCGACCTCTATCGTGTTGAGATCAATCGACAGGTAGCACGCTCTCTGAATATTCCCCTGCCCGAGCGAGCAGAGGTTGAAGCGGCCGTGAATGAGACGTTGAATGAGCACGGAGGGGCAGACGTTGAGTAA
- a CDS encoding ATP-binding protein, which translates to MSTEGQTLSKLHSSQTPLSRKLLLLGALPAVLMFVVLMAFFTSARLDDARRDLSQSSQMLADSLAPALEYPVVSGNTIALEQILEQSLRRSKAEWIRVSDVMGDQIGFVSETPVENPTQVGRYSIYEAEILQQPLELDSGRQTEWFEPDYGFGSGALRVGTVQVGVSTELLATRRQDILWTSLAVGIALLLFTIILVNHYLNTILSPISALTDRVAKLINRDYSEEPVNNHNNAREVVEIEQQLNELAAHLDNLNSARNQTLAASESAREKAELANHAKSEFLATMSHELRTPLNGVLGMIELIQEDSLTPRQRDYLVTAKQSTEDLLTVISDILDFSQIENGKLELENQEFDLKNLISNCTATYRHLAEQHGLSLSLNFYGEWPDQALVAGDPARLRQILAGLMDNAIKFTGDGFINIQAGCFSLEDNCIILNCSVSDSGSGIPVERLSDIFNSFEQLDSGHTRLYGGTGLGLSLVQRLVELMGGHIQVETDLGKGSSFRFELPFELSASIAKPEPERPAARINPDTSAHALVVEDNLVNQRVASAMLTRLGFHTDAASNGEEALELVKTNHTGYDVILMDCQMPVMDGYETTRHIREWEQGNGQSGTPIIALTADVLPGTEESCRESGMNDYLAKPVRKENLRAVLGKWIQL; encoded by the coding sequence ATGAGCACGGAGGGGCAGACGTTGAGTAAATTGCACTCCAGCCAGACTCCGCTATCACGCAAGCTACTGCTGCTGGGCGCCCTACCCGCAGTCCTTATGTTTGTCGTGCTGATGGCGTTTTTCACGTCCGCTCGTCTTGACGATGCTCGCCGCGACCTGTCCCAGAGCAGCCAAATGCTTGCTGATAGTCTTGCGCCTGCCCTGGAATACCCTGTGGTATCAGGCAATACAATTGCGCTTGAGCAGATCCTGGAGCAATCGCTGAGACGCAGCAAGGCAGAATGGATCCGGGTATCCGATGTGATGGGTGACCAGATTGGCTTTGTTTCCGAGACACCCGTTGAGAACCCCACTCAAGTCGGGCGTTACAGCATTTACGAGGCAGAAATACTCCAACAACCTCTGGAGCTGGATTCAGGAAGGCAAACCGAGTGGTTTGAACCCGATTATGGATTTGGTTCCGGCGCTCTCCGGGTCGGCACAGTGCAGGTAGGCGTGAGCACCGAACTCCTTGCCACCCGTCGCCAGGATATCTTGTGGACCTCCCTTGCGGTAGGCATCGCTCTGCTGTTGTTTACAATCATTCTGGTGAATCATTATCTGAATACCATTCTCTCACCCATCAGTGCGCTTACCGACCGGGTAGCAAAGCTCATCAACCGGGACTATTCCGAAGAACCCGTCAATAACCACAACAACGCCCGGGAAGTTGTGGAAATTGAACAACAACTGAATGAACTGGCCGCTCACCTGGACAACCTCAACTCCGCCCGGAATCAAACGCTCGCAGCCTCCGAAAGCGCCCGGGAGAAAGCAGAACTGGCAAATCACGCGAAATCCGAGTTTCTTGCAACCATGAGCCACGAACTGCGCACCCCGCTGAACGGAGTGCTTGGCATGATCGAGTTGATTCAGGAAGACAGCCTTACGCCACGGCAACGGGATTATCTCGTTACTGCGAAACAGTCCACGGAAGACCTGCTGACAGTCATCAGTGACATTCTGGATTTCTCTCAAATAGAAAACGGCAAGCTGGAGCTGGAAAATCAGGAGTTTGATCTAAAGAATCTGATTTCCAACTGCACCGCTACCTATCGCCATCTTGCGGAACAACATGGCCTTTCCCTGAGCCTGAACTTCTATGGAGAATGGCCTGACCAAGCCCTGGTAGCCGGCGACCCGGCCCGGCTACGGCAGATTCTTGCTGGCCTGATGGATAATGCCATCAAGTTCACCGGAGACGGATTCATCAATATTCAGGCAGGATGCTTCTCACTGGAGGATAACTGCATCATTCTCAACTGTTCGGTCAGCGACTCCGGCTCAGGCATTCCTGTCGAGCGCCTCTCGGACATTTTCAACTCTTTCGAGCAACTGGATAGTGGCCACACCCGACTCTACGGCGGGACAGGGCTTGGTTTGTCTCTGGTACAGCGGTTGGTTGAGCTTATGGGTGGCCATATCCAGGTAGAAACGGATCTTGGCAAAGGGTCATCCTTCCGTTTTGAGCTACCGTTTGAACTCTCAGCTTCCATTGCAAAGCCTGAACCGGAGCGCCCGGCAGCCAGAATCAACCCGGATACGTCCGCCCATGCCCTCGTTGTCGAAGACAATCTTGTTAACCAGCGAGTGGCGAGCGCCATGCTTACCCGGCTGGGATTTCATACAGACGCCGCCAGTAACGGTGAAGAGGCTCTCGAGCTGGTTAAAACCAACCATACCGGGTACGACGTCATTCTCATGGATTGCCAGATGCCGGTCATGGATGGCTACGAAACCACTCGACACATCCGAGAGTGGGAACAGGGTAACGGTCAGTCAGGGACACCGATCATTGCACTCACCGCGGACGTATTACCCGGCACCGAGGAGAGCTGTCGCGAGAGCGGTATGAATGATTATTTGGCAAAACCGGTAAGAAAGGAAAACCTCAGGGCCGTGTTAGGCAAGTGGATTCAGCTCTGA
- the gorA gene encoding glutathione-disulfide reductase, protein MSDNLDYDLIVIGAGSGGVRLARMSAQRGARVAIVESRYLGGTCVNVGCVPKKLFVYGAHVHDELEDAAGYGWSVPLENVSFDWPTLVANKNAEIERLNGIYGKLLENAGVTVIEGTAAFRDDHTVVVGDQRYTAHHITVATGSWPVVPDVPGKECILTSNEMFYLPQLPKQAVVWGGGYIAVEFAGILAGLGVETTLLYRGDLFLRGFDRDIRTFTEQEMRKKGVNLRFGVTIESIETEGGHYRVNLNNGETMDTGLVMAATGRRALVDGLGLTDLGVQLSASGHVVVDDHFQTAVPSITALGDVIGTPQLTPVALAQAMVLSRRLFGDGQGEMDYSAIPTAVFCQPNIGTVGLTEEEAREAGHRLRIYRSEFRPMKYTLSGRDERSLMKLVVDDGTDKVLGAHMVGPDAGEITQGLAVAIKAGATKAQFDATLGIHPTSAEEFVTMREPVA, encoded by the coding sequence GTGTCTGACAACCTGGATTATGATCTTATTGTAATTGGCGCCGGTTCCGGGGGCGTCCGCCTGGCAAGAATGTCCGCTCAGCGCGGTGCGAGGGTTGCGATTGTTGAGTCCCGGTATCTGGGAGGCACATGTGTCAACGTGGGTTGTGTGCCCAAGAAACTGTTTGTATACGGGGCTCATGTCCATGATGAGTTGGAGGACGCCGCCGGTTATGGCTGGAGCGTTCCGCTGGAGAATGTCAGCTTTGATTGGCCGACCCTTGTTGCTAACAAGAACGCCGAGATAGAGCGACTGAACGGAATCTACGGAAAGTTGCTGGAAAACGCCGGCGTAACAGTGATCGAAGGAACTGCGGCTTTCAGGGACGACCACACGGTTGTTGTCGGTGATCAGCGCTACACCGCGCATCATATAACGGTGGCGACAGGGAGCTGGCCGGTGGTTCCCGATGTCCCCGGCAAGGAGTGCATCCTGACGTCCAACGAGATGTTTTACCTGCCGCAATTACCAAAACAGGCTGTTGTCTGGGGGGGCGGTTATATTGCGGTAGAGTTTGCCGGCATTCTGGCAGGCCTCGGGGTAGAAACCACCTTGCTTTACCGGGGGGACCTGTTCCTTCGTGGATTCGACCGCGATATCAGGACGTTTACCGAGCAGGAGATGCGCAAAAAAGGTGTAAACCTCAGGTTCGGCGTTACCATTGAATCCATTGAAACAGAGGGGGGCCATTACCGGGTCAACCTGAATAACGGAGAAACCATGGACACCGGGCTGGTGATGGCCGCCACCGGCCGGAGAGCGCTTGTCGATGGGCTTGGCCTGACGGATCTGGGGGTCCAGTTAAGCGCATCCGGGCATGTGGTTGTGGATGACCACTTCCAGACAGCTGTGCCCTCCATAACTGCGCTCGGCGATGTGATTGGCACCCCGCAATTAACCCCGGTGGCGCTGGCTCAAGCAATGGTTTTGTCCCGCCGGCTGTTCGGTGACGGGCAAGGCGAAATGGACTATTCGGCGATTCCAACGGCGGTGTTTTGCCAGCCCAACATCGGCACGGTGGGTTTGACGGAAGAGGAAGCCCGTGAGGCAGGGCATCGTTTACGAATTTACCGGTCAGAATTCCGTCCGATGAAGTACACCTTGAGCGGGCGGGACGAGCGTAGCCTGATGAAGTTGGTTGTCGATGATGGGACGGATAAAGTACTTGGCGCCCATATGGTGGGGCCTGATGCCGGTGAGATCACCCAGGGCCTTGCGGTGGCCATCAAAGCCGGCGCCACCAAGGCACAGTTTGACGCCACCCTGGGGATTCATCCGACCTCCGCAGAGGAGTTTGTTACCATGAGGGAGCCGGTAGCCTGA
- a CDS encoding GNAT family N-acetyltransferase, producing the protein MSDGNDNKNKPEPVIVRLDTGATNEAKSILYHAYRNEPTFQYLFDHRRAGYDQRVRATIRELIDLYFGLEQDAVGVMVDDTLVAVAFIGDPELRMNLADQLSWRIRMVLTTGFASTRRYLDYHEKIRNMLPQPLAHQLPLMGVNPKYQNRGYGRLLLKAVEKLCSENPRGSGLVLDTGNNRYLPFYESEGFRSLGKIRLGDFEDHVLFREVYPEEKAAAPAQN; encoded by the coding sequence ATGAGTGACGGCAACGACAACAAAAACAAACCCGAGCCGGTCATCGTTCGCCTGGATACAGGTGCGACCAACGAGGCCAAATCCATTCTCTACCACGCCTATCGGAACGAACCTACGTTCCAGTATCTGTTTGACCATAGGCGTGCCGGCTATGATCAGCGGGTAAGAGCGACGATCCGGGAGTTGATTGACCTGTATTTCGGCCTGGAACAGGACGCGGTAGGTGTAATGGTTGATGACACCCTGGTGGCTGTGGCCTTTATTGGTGACCCCGAATTACGTATGAATCTGGCTGATCAGTTGAGCTGGCGCATTCGTATGGTGCTTACGACCGGTTTCGCATCGACCCGGCGGTACCTTGATTACCATGAAAAAATTCGGAATATGTTGCCCCAGCCACTGGCGCACCAGCTTCCTCTTATGGGAGTGAATCCCAAGTATCAGAACCGTGGTTATGGACGGCTGTTGCTGAAAGCGGTTGAGAAACTGTGCTCGGAAAATCCGAGAGGCAGCGGGCTGGTGCTGGATACCGGGAACAACCGTTATCTGCCATTTTATGAGTCGGAGGGCTTCCGCAGCCTGGGTAAGATCCGCTTGGGCGATTTTGAGGATCACGTGCTGTTCAGGGAAGTTTATCCTGAAGAGAAAGCGGCCGCCCCGGCCCAGAACTGA
- the gspM gene encoding type II secretion system protein GspM, producing MLTRLKDQPSVGKLIAQYDQLPRRDQQAVTVLAIAIFLGILYFAVWQPVSAFNDQAASSRENASELLAWMQSNEAAIKRLGTAGGSSDTGSVNKPANGRALMALVTSSARDAGLSLQRFEPSGEDAIRVWLEGAPFADVAAWLEGLKSDHGIIIDQAAMDRASEPGRVSVRLTLTI from the coding sequence ATGTTAACCAGACTCAAGGACCAGCCATCAGTCGGTAAACTGATTGCCCAGTATGATCAGTTGCCCAGGCGGGATCAGCAGGCAGTCACCGTGCTTGCGATTGCGATCTTTCTGGGAATTCTCTATTTCGCTGTGTGGCAGCCGGTGTCCGCGTTCAATGATCAGGCGGCCAGCTCAAGGGAAAATGCGAGCGAACTGCTGGCCTGGATGCAATCGAATGAGGCGGCGATCAAGCGGCTTGGGACGGCCGGTGGATCTTCAGACACCGGCTCGGTGAACAAGCCTGCGAATGGTCGTGCACTCATGGCGTTGGTCACCAGCTCGGCCCGCGATGCAGGGCTGTCTTTGCAGCGTTTTGAGCCAAGCGGAGAAGATGCTATTCGTGTATGGCTTGAGGGGGCCCCCTTTGCTGACGTGGCCGCCTGGCTCGAAGGACTGAAAAGTGATCATGGCATAATCATTGACCAGGCAGCCATGGACAGGGCCAGTGAACCGGGGCGTGTCTCTGTGCGTTTGACACTGACGATCTGA
- the gspL gene encoding type II secretion system protein GspL has product MSYRLYVRPVPPFTDPDQNPEAQLFNWVLHDASGDAQARGIGDTRDAIEQTLGQNALDNVLLIGLIPGDEALFCVADIPAKQSRFINQALPYAVEEQIAQDIDTIHLALGSHTDEGYRVAAIDQERMAQWVSLFSGWEYVRLDALYPDAALLPITNGGWTICLAGATALIVSDRGEWLSLQSDNLGMFAHTMAVAPSDDVVAEVPVTLYATEEEFEIQQTAISELIAPGRLAVSRKALELMPLELLAHAHHFHLCQPVNLCQGRYSTRSNKANPFKPWKPLIAVAAVWFAIQVALEVGMGFYYQQQADELEQKAMAIYQEAFPGDRKTNAGRVRRVLEGQMRVAGSQGPEADFITLMKYTGQQYSQLPGAGSVSFNSVNYSRARGELVVDVRADTYDRLSALRNGLAGQGLDAQIGSVVNESSGARGRLTVSGG; this is encoded by the coding sequence ATGTCTTATCGCCTTTACGTGAGGCCTGTTCCTCCGTTTACGGATCCTGACCAGAACCCCGAAGCGCAACTTTTCAACTGGGTTTTGCACGATGCCAGTGGGGACGCCCAGGCGCGTGGTATTGGCGATACTCGTGATGCAATCGAGCAGACACTGGGACAAAACGCCCTCGATAATGTATTGCTGATTGGCCTGATCCCCGGCGATGAGGCATTGTTCTGCGTCGCCGACATTCCGGCCAAGCAAAGCCGGTTTATCAACCAGGCTCTGCCTTATGCGGTTGAAGAGCAGATCGCCCAGGACATTGATACCATCCATCTGGCTCTCGGGAGCCACACCGACGAAGGCTACCGGGTGGCCGCGATCGATCAGGAGCGGATGGCGCAGTGGGTGTCACTGTTCAGCGGTTGGGAGTATGTCAGGCTTGACGCACTGTATCCGGATGCCGCACTGCTTCCGATAACCAATGGCGGATGGACGATTTGCCTTGCGGGGGCAACAGCGTTAATCGTGAGCGACCGGGGCGAATGGCTGAGCCTGCAATCCGACAACCTGGGTATGTTTGCACATACCATGGCAGTTGCGCCCTCCGATGACGTGGTGGCCGAGGTGCCAGTGACGCTTTACGCCACGGAAGAAGAGTTTGAAATCCAGCAAACGGCGATCAGTGAGCTTATTGCTCCCGGCCGGCTTGCCGTCAGTCGCAAGGCGCTGGAGCTAATGCCGCTGGAGCTGCTGGCCCATGCCCATCATTTCCACCTGTGCCAGCCCGTCAACCTTTGCCAGGGACGCTATTCGACCAGATCGAACAAAGCGAATCCGTTCAAGCCATGGAAACCCCTGATCGCTGTTGCCGCGGTATGGTTTGCCATTCAGGTGGCGCTGGAAGTGGGTATGGGGTTTTATTATCAGCAACAGGCGGATGAACTGGAACAAAAAGCCATGGCCATTTATCAGGAGGCGTTCCCCGGTGACCGCAAGACAAATGCGGGGAGGGTTCGAAGAGTGCTCGAAGGGCAGATGAGGGTGGCTGGCTCTCAAGGTCCCGAGGCGGATTTTATTACGCTTATGAAATACACCGGCCAGCAGTACTCCCAGTTACCGGGGGCCGGCTCGGTGAGTTTCAATTCGGTGAACTACAGCCGTGCCCGGGGCGAACTTGTGGTGGATGTTCGGGCAGACACCTATGACAGGCTGAGTGCATTGCGTAATGGCCTGGCCGGTCAGGGACTTGATGCACAGATTGGATCGGTGGTGAATGAATCCAGTGGCGCCCGCGGTCGCCTGACGGTATCGGGAGGTTGA
- the gspK gene encoding type II secretion system minor pseudopilin GspK produces the protein MSGQRLHHACRREHGVALIMVLLAMALMVILAAGMTQQQSIRVFKAGHYLAQQQGGSIALGAEAFARRILVTDFEEDKEDNQMVDSLDEFWAANAAILPLDDNGVAEVQIDDLGGRINLNDLVSGNGQVDTLTKERLTRLLAALDVTTITVDSLIDWIDTDDQTVSAYGAEDGQYLMADPGYRTGNQPFVSITELRLIEGMTEEAYQALTPHVAALPVSGVGVNVNTATVAVIRSLSDELTEAQAASIIEKREEEPFENLQDFLALPEFSGLGLKSAGLGLQTRFFEVVSRITYDNRVVNMVSTVFRNPEGEVRTVQRDTGQKNRITKEPYTISEG, from the coding sequence ATGAGTGGTCAGCGCCTCCACCACGCCTGTCGCCGTGAGCACGGCGTCGCCTTGATCATGGTTTTGCTGGCCATGGCGTTGATGGTCATTCTGGCGGCCGGCATGACCCAGCAGCAAAGTATCCGGGTCTTCAAAGCCGGTCACTACCTTGCCCAGCAACAGGGAGGGAGTATTGCTCTGGGGGCCGAGGCCTTCGCCCGTCGGATTCTGGTGACGGATTTCGAGGAAGACAAAGAAGACAACCAGATGGTGGACAGCCTTGATGAGTTCTGGGCCGCGAATGCTGCCATTCTTCCTCTGGACGACAACGGTGTTGCGGAGGTCCAGATTGACGACCTTGGCGGACGGATCAACCTTAATGACCTGGTTTCCGGCAATGGTCAGGTGGATACCCTCACCAAAGAGCGGCTGACTCGTCTTCTGGCGGCACTGGATGTCACGACGATCACTGTGGATTCCCTGATCGACTGGATTGATACTGATGACCAGACCGTCAGTGCCTATGGGGCCGAGGACGGACAATACCTGATGGCGGATCCCGGGTACCGTACAGGCAATCAGCCTTTTGTCAGCATCACGGAGTTGCGACTCATTGAAGGTATGACCGAAGAAGCCTATCAGGCTCTGACGCCTCATGTTGCGGCGCTCCCGGTGAGTGGCGTTGGTGTCAACGTCAACACCGCCACGGTGGCTGTGATCCGTTCTTTAAGTGATGAACTGACGGAAGCCCAGGCAGCATCTATTATTGAAAAACGGGAGGAAGAGCCTTTCGAAAACCTTCAGGACTTTCTGGCATTGCCGGAATTTTCCGGTCTGGGTCTAAAGTCTGCAGGGCTAGGCCTGCAAACCCGTTTTTTTGAAGTTGTTTCAAGGATTACCTACGATAATCGTGTCGTAAATATGGTCAGCACCGTTTTCCGTAACCCGGAAGGTGAGGTCCGGACAGTCCAGAGGGATACCGGACAGAAAAACAGAATCACCAAAGAGCCCTATACTATTTCAGAAGGATAA
- the gspJ gene encoding type II secretion system minor pseudopilin GspJ: MAIPSRITVRRQGGFTLMEVLIAVTITAVIGLGVWQVINGVVRSRDRVNDVAEAFDGLQRTMLLLERDIIQIVNRPARDIYGDFQPALTSRQDDFALLLTHQGWRNPLGLRRSELQRVGWEFTGSELRRRYWAAVDQGQEDNSEDVLLLRGVTAFDVRFLSGQRNWQPQWPTDETLAALSPGSRPDIKLPIGVEITLEHETFGTLVRTFALPDFDPEEAQSVVNQANEAGSPTDEEEQSEQGGNQP, translated from the coding sequence ATGGCTATTCCCTCTCGCATAACGGTTCGCAGACAAGGCGGGTTTACCCTCATGGAAGTTCTGATCGCCGTTACCATAACGGCGGTTATAGGATTGGGGGTCTGGCAGGTGATTAACGGAGTGGTCAGGTCCAGGGATCGGGTAAACGATGTGGCAGAGGCTTTTGATGGGCTTCAACGCACCATGCTGCTGCTCGAACGGGACATCATCCAGATTGTCAATCGTCCCGCCAGGGATATCTACGGTGATTTCCAGCCGGCCTTGACCTCCCGGCAGGATGATTTCGCGCTGTTGCTGACGCACCAGGGCTGGCGGAATCCGCTTGGTCTCCGGCGAAGTGAGCTGCAACGGGTTGGTTGGGAATTTACGGGCAGCGAATTGCGCCGGCGTTATTGGGCTGCTGTTGATCAGGGGCAGGAGGACAATAGCGAAGATGTCCTGTTGTTGAGGGGGGTCACCGCGTTTGATGTCCGGTTCCTGAGCGGTCAGCGAAACTGGCAGCCCCAGTGGCCCACGGATGAGACATTGGCAGCTTTGAGCCCGGGCAGTCGTCCTGATATAAAACTACCGATTGGTGTCGAAATCACCCTCGAACACGAAACCTTCGGAACGCTGGTACGAACCTTCGCCCTGCCAGACTTTGATCCGGAAGAGGCTCAGAGTGTGGTGAATCAGGCGAACGAAGCTGGCAGTCCGACAGATGAAGAGGAACAGTCGGAGCAAGGGGGCAACCAGCCATGA
- the gspI gene encoding type II secretion system minor pseudopilin GspI has protein sequence MRGEKGFTLIEVLVALLVFGLIAAASAQVGSQYISSYERIRDKTLAGWIADNRINEIRLAENLPGISETSRDTDYGSYRWKVTAKVTATSEPTMRRIEVTVARYRGDRSEPVPVHTLSAFVGEN, from the coding sequence GTGAGGGGGGAGAAGGGCTTTACGCTGATTGAAGTGCTGGTCGCACTGCTGGTTTTCGGTCTTATCGCCGCGGCCTCAGCCCAGGTTGGCAGCCAGTACATTTCCAGTTACGAGAGAATCCGGGACAAAACGCTTGCTGGCTGGATCGCCGATAATCGGATTAATGAGATTCGGCTCGCAGAAAACCTGCCGGGGATATCAGAAACCTCTCGGGATACCGATTACGGGTCCTATCGTTGGAAAGTTACGGCGAAGGTGACAGCGACCAGCGAGCCAACCATGCGGCGCATTGAGGTCACTGTAGCCCGTTATCGTGGCGACCGATCCGAACCGGTTCCGGTGCATACATTGTCTGCATTCGTCGGTGAAAACTGA
- the gspH gene encoding type II secretion system minor pseudopilin GspH, which produces MRQRSRQAGFTLIEILVVLIIVGLLAALAVFSMGGSSQQRELENEIRELYLLMQTASEQAVLNNLEMGLQFTEEGYQFVAFHDETGEWRSSGERMFRPRNFPDWLVATRFIENDAPRLATAEDKLLPDVVFFSSGETTPFELEFTVGRNSDYAHVIASDGVSPMEWRRPGDGDQR; this is translated from the coding sequence TTGCGACAAAGGAGCCGCCAGGCCGGTTTCACGCTGATAGAAATACTGGTCGTCCTGATTATAGTCGGGCTGCTGGCGGCGCTTGCCGTGTTCAGTATGGGAGGCAGTTCCCAACAGCGGGAATTGGAGAATGAAATTCGTGAGCTCTACCTGCTGATGCAGACCGCGTCTGAGCAAGCGGTTCTGAATAACCTCGAAATGGGGCTGCAGTTTACGGAAGAAGGATACCAGTTCGTGGCGTTTCATGATGAGACCGGCGAATGGAGAAGCTCAGGAGAGCGGATGTTCCGGCCCAGAAACTTTCCTGACTGGCTGGTGGCAACCCGGTTCATCGAAAATGACGCACCCAGGCTGGCCACTGCGGAAGACAAGTTATTGCCCGACGTCGTGTTTTTTTCAAGCGGTGAAACGACGCCCTTTGAACTTGAATTTACAGTGGGTCGAAACAGCGATTACGCCCATGTGATTGCTTCTGATGGAGTATCCCCCATGGAGTGGCGACGGCCCGGCGACGGAGACCAGCGGTGA
- the gspG gene encoding type II secretion system major pseudopilin GspG produces MTSETMKIRNIKKRKDSRGFTLIEIMVVMVILGLLVAIVAPNIMGRSDQAKVTIAETQLKNIQSALDLYRLDNSQYPSTQQGLEALVSKPSGSPEPKNWNPDGYLKSVPEDPWGAEFQYISPGSEGAYDLYSYGSDGQEGGDGDASDISVWNTEG; encoded by the coding sequence ATGACGAGTGAGACAATGAAGATTCGAAACATCAAAAAGCGGAAAGACAGCCGCGGCTTTACCCTGATCGAGATCATGGTGGTAATGGTTATCCTCGGGCTGCTGGTAGCTATTGTCGCCCCGAATATCATGGGGCGGAGTGATCAGGCCAAGGTAACGATTGCTGAAACCCAGCTAAAGAACATCCAGAGTGCCCTTGACCTATATCGCCTGGACAACAGCCAGTACCCGTCCACCCAACAGGGGCTTGAAGCGCTGGTTTCCAAGCCAAGCGGTAGCCCGGAACCCAAGAACTGGAACCCGGATGGTTATCTCAAAAGTGTACCGGAGGACCCCTGGGGTGCTGAGTTCCAGTACATAAGCCCGGGTTCCGAGGGAGCATATGACCTGTATTCCTACGGATCCGACGGCCAGGAAGGAGGGGACGGTGACGCCTCTGATATCAGCGTCTGGAACACCGAGGGCTGA